Proteins encoded within one genomic window of Spiroplasma endosymbiont of Agriotes lineatus:
- the rpmG gene encoding 50S ribosomal protein L33 encodes MREGITLRCEICKEENYIDKKNKKLHPERVEFNKYCSRCNAKTMHKEKK; translated from the coding sequence ATGCGTGAAGGCATTACATTGCGTTGTGAAATCTGTAAAGAAGAAAATTATATTGATAAGAAAAATAAAAAGCTGCATCCTGAACGAGTAGAATTCAATAAATATTGTTCGCGTTGTAACGCAAAAACAATGCATAAAGAAAAGAAATAA